One Ricinus communis isolate WT05 ecotype wild-type chromosome 2, ASM1957865v1, whole genome shotgun sequence DNA segment encodes these proteins:
- the LOC8260882 gene encoding stress-response A/B barrel domain-containing protein HS1 yields the protein MEEAKGVVKHVLLAKFKDEIPTHEIDKLIKGYANLVNLIPPMKAFHWGSDVSIENLHQGFTHVFESSFESTEDIAEYISHPAHVEFANLFLRAVDKVIVIDYKPTIVHL from the exons ATGGAGGAAGCCAAAGGAGTGGTGAAGCACGTGTTGCTTGCAAAGTTCAAAGATGAAATCCCAACTCATGAGATCGACAAACTAATTAAGGGCTACGCCAATCTCGTCAATCTAATTCCACCCATGAAAGCTTTCCACTG GGGCTCGGATGTGAGTATTGAGAACCTGCATCAGGGATTCACTCATGTGTTTGAATCTAGCTTTGAGAGTACTGAAGATATTGCCGAATATATATCTCATCCTGCTCATGTTGAATTTGCCAATTTATTCTTGCGTGCCGTAGACAAGGTCATTGTCATTGACTACAAGCCCACTATTGTTCACCTCTAG
- the LOC8260881 gene encoding protein NRT1/ PTR FAMILY 4.5 yields MGICRDVKTGPQQQRKLGGNRAALFVYAMEGLENMAFVSNALSLVTYFYGYMNFSLTKSATSLTNFMGFSFLLALFGGFISDTYLSRFKTAVLFGCIELLGYGLLTVQAHFHQLRPVPCKGVAPDQTNQCDAATSSQEAILYIGVYLIALGTSGVKSSLPSMGADQFDENDPKEAAQLSSFFNWFLFSLTIGGIFGVTFLVWISTNQGWDLSFGVCTIAVLFAIIFLCMGKSLYRNNKPKGSPFLRIAQVLVVAVRNRNLPIPEMTDELHEIHDKETGKQDEILKRTNQFRFLDRAAIVRTDHGASLCTVTQVEETKILLRMLPIILSTVFMNTCLAQLQTFTVQQSTTMDTNLLGFHIPGPSIPVIPLLFMFALIPIYDRIFVPLARRLTGIPTGVRHLQRIGVGLVLSAISMAVSGVVETHRKSVAIKHNMVDSAEPLPMSVFWLGFQYAIFGAADMFTLIGLLEFLYSESSAGMKSLSTAISWCSLAIGYFISSAVVEIVNKVSGGWLANNNLNRDKLNYFYWLLAALSILNFGLYLVCASWYKYKKVEQQQVESSGEGDGKGKLELVRV; encoded by the exons ATG GGCATCTGCAGAGATGTTAAAACTGGACCTCAGCAACAAAGAAAGCTAGGTGGAAATAGAGCTGCGCTTTTTGTATATG CTATGGAAGGGCTGGAGAACATGGCATTTGTATCCAATGCTTTGAGCCTCGTGACTTATTTCTATGGATATATGAACTTCAGCTTAACGAAATCTGCCACTTCGCTTACAAACTTCATgggtttttcatttttactcGCTCTATTTGGAGGCTTCATCTCAGACACCTACTTGTCAAGATTCAAGACTGCTGTCTTATTTGGATGCATTGAATTATTg GGATATGGCCTCCTAACAGTTCAAGCACACTTCCACCAGCTAAGGCCGGTGCCTTGCAAAGGTGTTGCACCAGACCAGACGAATCAATGCGATGCTGCAACTAGTAGCCAAGAGGCAATTCTTTACATTGGTGTCTACCTTATTGCACTTGGTACAAGTGGGGTCAAATCTTCTTTGCCATCCATGGGAGCTGACCAATTCGATGAAAATGACCCAAAGGAAGCAGCTCAGTTGTCTAGCTTTTTCAACTGGTTCTTGTTTAGCCTTACAATTGGAGGTATATTTGGAGTCACTTTTCTTGTATGGATAAGTACCAACCAAGGTTGGGATCTGTCATTTGGTGTGTGTACAATAGCAGTTTTATTTGCTATAATCTTCTTGTGCATGGGGAAGTCCTTGTATCGAAATAATAAACCCAAAGGAAGCCCCTTCCTTCGGATTGCACAG GTACTTGTGGTTGCTGTAAGAAATCGAAACCTTCCAATCCCAGAGATGACAGATGAACTACATGAAATTCATGACAAAGAAACAGGGAAGCAAGATGAAatcctaaaaaggactaatcAATTCAG GTTTTTGGACAGGGCAGCAATTGTAAGGACAGACCATGGTGCATCACTATGCACAGTTACACAAGttgaagaaacaaaaattctTCTTCGCATGCTTCCAATCATACTTAGTACAGTTTTCATGAATACATGTCTAGCTCAGCTCCAGACTTTCACAGTACAACAGAGCACAACAATGGACACAAATTTGCTTGGCTTTCACATACCAGGCCCCTCAATTCCAGTAATTCCTCTGTTGTTTATGTTTGCTCTAATACCCATATATGATCGTATTTTTGTTCCACTAGCCCGAAGGCTCACAGGAATTCCCACTGGAGTCCGGCACCTTCAGCGCATTGGAGTAGGGCTAGTGCTGTCAGCTATCTCCATGGCAGTTTCGGGAGTAGTCGAAACACACCGCAAATCTGTAGCTATTAAACACAACATGGTTGACTCTGCTGAGCCTTTGCCGATGAGTGTGTTTTGGCTTGGGTTCCAATATGCCATTTTTGGAGCAGCTGATATGTTCACTTTGATTGGACTGCTAGAATTCTTATACTCAGAGAGCTCAGCTGGTATGAAATCATTGAGCACAGCCATATCATGGTGTTCCTTAGCTATTGGATACTTCATAAGCTCAGCGGTGGTGGAGATAGTGAACAAAGTTAGCGGTGGATGGTTGGCTAATAACAATTTGAATAGAGATAAATTGAACTACTTCTATTGGTTATTGGCAGCATTGAGCATATTGAATTTTGGGTTGTACTTGGTATGTGCATCTTGGTACAAATATAAGAAGGTAGAACAGCAGCAAGTAGAAAGTTCTGGTGAAGGTGATGGCAAGGGAAAGCTTGAGCTAGTAAGAGTTTAG